The following are encoded in a window of Alphaproteobacteria bacterium genomic DNA:
- a CDS encoding PilZ domain-containing protein: protein MFVEDCVVETGFSFSHAVPPPPERRQNERHLKILRVGTLIVDGRRELCLIRNISAGGVMAHVYSRLQPGAPVSVELKTSQPVAGRVIWFRDSNAGIKFDVPIEISELLANPPVLENGWRPRTPRVEIDCLATLRAGYRTYWVQARDVSQGGIKVETDEPPEPDTPVVLDLEGLGAVSGVVRWSQGTSCGIAFNQLVPFGELIAWLKTLK, encoded by the coding sequence ATGTTCGTCGAGGATTGCGTGGTGGAGACGGGTTTCTCCTTTTCGCACGCCGTGCCGCCTCCGCCGGAGCGCCGCCAAAACGAGCGCCACCTGAAGATCCTTCGCGTCGGGACGCTGATCGTCGACGGCCGCCGCGAGCTCTGCCTCATTCGCAACATTTCGGCCGGCGGAGTGATGGCGCACGTCTACTCGCGGCTGCAGCCGGGAGCGCCGGTTTCCGTCGAGCTCAAGACGAGCCAGCCGGTGGCTGGTCGCGTTATCTGGTTCCGCGATTCCAATGCCGGGATCAAGTTCGACGTCCCGATCGAGATTTCGGAGCTGCTCGCCAACCCGCCGGTGCTCGAAAACGGCTGGCGCCCGCGCACGCCGCGGGTCGAGATCGACTGCCTGGCGACGCTTCGCGCCGGCTACCGCACCTATTGGGTCCAGGCGCGCGACGTTTCCCAGGGCGGGATCAAGGTGGAAACCGACGAGCCGCCGGAACCGGACACCCCGGTCGTGCTCGATCTCGAGGGGCTCGGCGCGGTCTCCGGCGTGGTCCGCTGGTCGCAGGGCACGAGCTGCGGCATCGCCTTCAACCAATTGGTCCCGTTCGGCGAGCTGATCGCCTGGCTCAAAACCCTGAAATAA
- a CDS encoding DUF1295 domain-containing protein produces MTGVVGLLGLIAWSAVARGYGMVGPLAALTAAIACGVPMVLWSLLVDKVHRNPSTGIDWDSPPRPFSESLDISLAKIAGLWGIWAAIAGFYCVGRWYWSGQYLFSMYVLGIAIVPMLVLSVPYVLWIDRRLREPRDGAWHFGQWLIGHGERADRQELHHFFRAWAVKGFFLAFMIAIVPGNWVEAIRPTSDWITASPVNFANWLIASMFMIDVTFATVGYVLTLKPLDAHIRTANPYAASWTAALICYPPFVLMTNGGPLDYHPGIGDWTAWLYSYPLVSALFGAWLVFLTGVYAWATVAFGPRFSNLTNRGILTNGPYAWSKHPAYLSKNLFWWFAMLPFLAASGSALDAIRNTAILAMVSGVYYWRARTEERHLSSDPAYIEYAGWMERNGPIPRLINWLKPRSSSSAAPVAAE; encoded by the coding sequence ATGACGGGCGTGGTCGGGCTGCTCGGCCTCATTGCCTGGAGCGCCGTGGCGCGCGGCTACGGCATGGTCGGGCCGCTCGCGGCGCTGACCGCGGCGATCGCCTGCGGCGTGCCGATGGTCCTCTGGTCGCTGCTGGTCGACAAGGTGCACCGCAATCCTTCGACCGGGATCGACTGGGATTCGCCGCCGCGCCCTTTTTCGGAAAGCCTCGACATCAGCCTCGCCAAGATCGCCGGCCTGTGGGGCATCTGGGCGGCCATCGCGGGCTTCTACTGCGTGGGCCGCTGGTATTGGTCCGGCCAGTACCTCTTCTCGATGTACGTGCTTGGAATCGCGATCGTGCCCATGCTCGTCCTGTCGGTTCCTTACGTGCTGTGGATCGACCGGCGCCTCAGGGAGCCGCGCGACGGGGCCTGGCATTTCGGCCAGTGGCTGATCGGCCATGGCGAGCGCGCGGATCGGCAGGAGCTGCACCATTTCTTCCGCGCCTGGGCGGTGAAAGGCTTCTTCCTGGCCTTTATGATCGCGATCGTCCCGGGCAATTGGGTGGAGGCGATTCGGCCCACTTCGGACTGGATCACGGCGAGCCCGGTCAATTTCGCCAACTGGCTGATCGCATCGATGTTCATGATCGACGTGACCTTCGCCACGGTCGGCTACGTGCTGACGCTCAAGCCGCTCGACGCCCATATTCGAACGGCCAACCCCTATGCGGCGAGCTGGACCGCGGCCCTGATCTGCTACCCGCCCTTCGTTCTGATGACCAACGGTGGGCCGCTCGACTATCATCCGGGAATCGGCGATTGGACCGCCTGGCTTTACAGCTATCCGCTCGTCTCGGCCCTGTTCGGGGCGTGGCTGGTGTTCCTCACCGGCGTCTATGCCTGGGCGACCGTCGCCTTCGGCCCCCGCTTCTCCAACCTCACGAATCGCGGCATCCTCACCAACGGGCCTTACGCTTGGTCGAAGCACCCGGCCTACCTGTCGAAGAACCTCTTCTGGTGGTTCGCGATGCTGCCGTTCCTCGCTGCCAGTGGCAGCGCGCTCGATGCGATCCGCAACACGGCGATTCTCGCCATGGTCAGCGGCGTCTATTACTGGCGCGCGCGGACCGAGGAGCGGCATCTCTCCTCCGATCCGGCCTATATCGAATATGCCGGGTGGATGGAGCGCAACGGCCCCATCCCGCGGCTGATCAACTGGCTCAAGCCGCGTTCGTCCTCTTCCGCGGCGCCGGTCGCCGCCGAATGA
- the pip gene encoding prolyl aminopeptidase has product MPRTDAERRKLYPPIEPYEHGRLDVGDGHSLYWERCGTRGGKPVVMLHGGPGAGCSPDHRRQFDPERYDILLFDQRGCGRSTPHASLEANTTWHLVEDIERLREMAGHERWMVFGGSWGSTLALAYAQAHPDRVTELVLRGIFTFNQTELDWLYQYGASEVYPDKWEEFLAPIPEAERGDMVAAYHKRLTGEDSAVQLEAAKAWSRWEAETVTLLPHPEVIEEHSSDDFAIAIARIENHYMINKGWLRENQLIEGAAKLRSIPGVIVQGRHDCCTPPAAAWALHKAWPEAKLEIIPDGGHLFNEPGVLDGLIRATDDFAG; this is encoded by the coding sequence ATGCCGAGGACCGACGCCGAGCGCCGCAAGCTTTATCCTCCGATCGAGCCCTATGAGCACGGCCGCCTCGACGTCGGCGACGGGCACAGCCTCTATTGGGAACGCTGCGGAACGCGCGGCGGCAAGCCGGTGGTCATGCTCCACGGCGGGCCGGGTGCCGGCTGCAGCCCCGATCACCGGCGCCAGTTCGACCCCGAGCGCTACGACATCTTGCTGTTCGACCAGCGCGGCTGCGGCCGGTCGACGCCGCATGCGAGCCTCGAGGCGAACACCACCTGGCATTTGGTCGAGGACATCGAGCGGCTGCGCGAGATGGCCGGGCACGAGCGCTGGATGGTCTTCGGCGGCTCGTGGGGCTCAACGCTCGCGCTCGCCTACGCCCAGGCCCATCCGGATCGCGTGACCGAGCTCGTTCTGCGCGGAATCTTCACGTTCAACCAGACGGAGCTCGACTGGCTCTACCAATACGGTGCGTCGGAGGTTTACCCGGACAAGTGGGAGGAGTTCCTGGCGCCGATCCCGGAGGCGGAACGAGGCGATATGGTCGCCGCCTACCACAAGAGGCTGACAGGCGAGGATTCGGCCGTGCAGCTCGAAGCGGCCAAGGCGTGGAGCCGGTGGGAGGCGGAGACCGTCACCCTGCTTCCCCACCCCGAAGTGATCGAGGAGCATAGCAGCGACGATTTCGCCATCGCAATCGCCCGGATCGAGAATCACTACATGATCAACAAAGGCTGGCTCAGGGAGAACCAGCTGATCGAGGGGGCGGCGAAGCTGCGCTCGATCCCCGGAGTGATCGTCCAGGGCCGCCACGATTGCTGCACCCCGCCGGCCGCGGCCTGGGCGCTGCACAAGGCCTGGCCCGAGGCGAAGCTCGAGATCATTCCCGACGGGGGTCACCTGTTCAACGAGCCCGGAGTGCTCGACGGCCTCATCCGCGCGACCGACGATTTCGCGGGCTGA
- a CDS encoding glutamate--cysteine ligase has product MTTRTETGGKAERLIESRDDLLATFARGEKPAEAWTIGTEHEKLVFRCADHRAPSYDEPGGIRDLLAEMTAFGWEPVIEGGNVIALTGPDGAISLEPAGQLELSGAQREHLHQTCAEAGRHLQQAKAVGEKLGLCFLGLGMWPDKTRAELPVMPKGRYKIMLDYMPKVGSLGLDMMLRTCTIQVNLDYASEADMARKFRVGLALQPLATALFANSPFTEGRPNGFLSFRSHIWSDTDPDRTGMLPFVFEDGFGYERYLDYALDVPMYFVYRDGRYIDASGQSFRDFLDGRLPALPGEKPRVSDFTDHLSTIFPEVRLKSFLEMRGADGGPWSRICALPALWVGLLYDEGALDAAWNEVKHWSLDARQRLRDAVPKQGLAAETPDGETLQELGKRILAFADAGLNARARLNSSGDNESGFLDPLREVLASGKTPAERLLDRFHGEWEGDISRVYQEESF; this is encoded by the coding sequence ATGACTACGCGCACGGAAACCGGGGGCAAGGCCGAGCGCCTTATCGAAAGCCGCGACGATCTGCTCGCCACCTTCGCAAGAGGCGAGAAGCCGGCGGAGGCGTGGACGATCGGAACCGAGCACGAGAAGCTCGTCTTCCGCTGCGCAGATCATCGCGCGCCTTCCTATGACGAGCCGGGCGGGATCCGCGACCTGCTCGCCGAGATGACCGCGTTCGGCTGGGAGCCGGTGATCGAGGGGGGCAACGTCATCGCGCTGACCGGGCCGGACGGGGCCATCAGCCTGGAGCCCGCGGGCCAGCTCGAGCTTTCGGGCGCGCAGCGCGAGCACCTCCACCAGACCTGCGCCGAGGCGGGGCGGCACCTCCAGCAGGCCAAGGCGGTCGGCGAGAAGCTCGGCCTGTGCTTCCTCGGTTTGGGGATGTGGCCGGACAAAACCCGCGCCGAGCTGCCGGTCATGCCCAAGGGCCGCTACAAGATCATGCTCGATTACATGCCGAAGGTCGGAAGCCTCGGACTCGACATGATGCTTCGCACCTGCACGATCCAGGTGAACCTCGATTACGCCTCGGAAGCCGACATGGCGCGCAAGTTCCGCGTCGGCCTGGCGCTTCAGCCGCTGGCCACCGCGCTGTTCGCCAACTCGCCCTTCACCGAGGGCAGGCCCAACGGCTTCCTCTCCTTCCGAAGCCATATCTGGTCGGACACCGATCCGGACCGGACCGGAATGCTCCCCTTCGTGTTCGAGGACGGCTTCGGCTACGAGCGCTATCTCGACTACGCGCTCGATGTGCCGATGTACTTCGTCTACCGCGACGGGCGCTACATCGATGCCTCAGGCCAGTCGTTCCGCGATTTTCTCGACGGGCGCCTGCCGGCCCTCCCCGGCGAAAAGCCGCGAGTCTCCGATTTCACCGACCATCTTTCGACGATCTTCCCGGAGGTCCGCCTCAAGTCCTTCCTCGAGATGCGCGGGGCCGACGGCGGCCCCTGGAGCCGGATCTGCGCGCTCCCCGCTTTGTGGGTCGGCCTGCTCTACGACGAGGGTGCGCTCGATGCCGCCTGGAACGAGGTGAAGCATTGGAGCCTCGACGCGCGCCAGCGTCTTCGCGATGCGGTGCCGAAGCAAGGCCTCGCGGCCGAGACGCCCGATGGCGAGACCCTCCAGGAACTCGGCAAGCGAATCCTTGCTTTCGCCGACGCCGGGCTCAACGCCCGCGCGCGGCTCAACAGCTCGGGCGACAACGAATCCGGCTTCCTCGATCCGCTGCGCGAAGTGCTGGCCTCGGGCAAGACCCCGGCCGAGCGTCTGCTCGACCGCTTCCACGGGGAATGGGAAGGGGATATCTCCCGAGTCTACCAGGAGGAGAGCTTCTGA
- a CDS encoding 16S rRNA (uracil(1498)-N(3))-methyltransferase, translating into MPATPAWPPHSLPRLFVDHALREGASITVEGTYLGAVLRLAPGDKVKLFDDRSGEWLAEIAEAGKKRTTLVVGERLREREAVPDLWLLFAPVKRGRIDWLVEKATELGVASLRPVVTRRTIVERLNLERLRAHAVEAAEQCERTALPALAEPRKLEAVLKDWPANRALYFADEGGGEAFVAAPGPAAILIGPEGGFTDEERNAIRALPQAKPVSLGPRILRADTAALTAISLWMAAAGDWRSQPRRG; encoded by the coding sequence GTGCCTGCCACCCCCGCCTGGCCACCGCACAGCCTGCCGCGCCTGTTCGTTGATCATGCGCTGAGAGAGGGCGCGAGCATCACTGTCGAGGGCACCTATCTGGGCGCTGTCCTTCGTCTCGCGCCGGGGGACAAGGTGAAGCTGTTCGACGATCGCAGCGGCGAATGGCTCGCGGAGATCGCTGAGGCGGGGAAGAAGCGGACGACGCTGGTGGTCGGCGAGCGGCTTCGCGAGCGCGAGGCGGTTCCCGATCTCTGGCTCCTCTTCGCGCCGGTCAAGCGGGGGCGGATCGACTGGCTGGTGGAGAAGGCGACCGAGCTCGGCGTCGCGAGCCTTCGGCCGGTGGTGACCCGCCGGACGATCGTCGAGCGGCTGAACCTGGAGCGCCTGCGCGCCCATGCGGTCGAGGCGGCCGAGCAATGCGAGCGCACCGCGCTTCCGGCGCTGGCCGAGCCGCGAAAGCTCGAGGCGGTTCTCAAGGACTGGCCCGCGAATCGCGCGCTCTACTTCGCCGACGAGGGCGGCGGCGAGGCGTTCGTGGCGGCGCCCGGCCCGGCGGCGATCCTGATCGGCCCGGAGGGCGGCTTCACCGACGAGGAGCGAAACGCGATTCGCGCCCTGCCTCAAGCGAAGCCCGTATCGCTCGGCCCGCGCATCCTTCGCGCCGACACCGCGGCGCTCACCGCGATCAGCCTGTGGATGGCGGCGGCGGGGGACTGGCGCAGCCAACCCCGGCGCGGCTAA
- a CDS encoding DUF2442 domain-containing protein, which translates to MSIGRLESAITRNGSILVLAWDDGWRAEVDLGPIVSGRPALASLGDPEVFNRIHLAEDGWSVEWPSCGIDFGAAQLRRWADEQSGEAMPATAFRGWMERNHLTLDGAAEALGLSRRTIAYYLSGEQPVPKTVMLATEGYDKRQAA; encoded by the coding sequence ATGAGCATCGGCAGGCTGGAGAGTGCGATCACGCGCAACGGCTCCATCCTCGTCCTCGCCTGGGATGACGGATGGCGGGCGGAGGTCGATCTCGGCCCGATCGTCTCCGGGCGCCCCGCGCTGGCGTCGCTCGGCGATCCCGAGGTTTTCAATCGCATCCACCTCGCTGAGGACGGCTGGTCCGTCGAATGGCCAAGTTGCGGAATCGATTTCGGCGCCGCGCAGCTCAGGCGCTGGGCGGACGAGCAGTCGGGCGAAGCGATGCCGGCGACGGCTTTCCGCGGCTGGATGGAGCGCAACCATCTGACGCTGGACGGGGCGGCCGAAGCGCTCGGACTCTCGCGCCGGACGATCGCTTATTATCTAAGCGGCGAGCAACCGGTGCCGAAAACGGTGATGTTGGCGACCGAAGGCTATGACAAGCGGCAAGCGGCCTGA
- a CDS encoding DUF4160 domain-containing protein, protein MPRLHRLSATEIAMFFADHNPPHFHVLGREGAAQVRIDTLEVIASSGRIDLREGLDWAAENRPLLERKWAEYSGEGQ, encoded by the coding sequence GTGCCGCGGCTCCACCGCCTCTCCGCCACCGAGATCGCGATGTTCTTCGCGGATCACAATCCGCCACACTTCCACGTTCTCGGGCGGGAAGGAGCGGCGCAGGTGCGGATCGACACGCTGGAGGTGATCGCGTCGAGCGGCCGGATCGACCTTCGCGAGGGGTTGGACTGGGCGGCTGAAAACCGGCCGCTGCTCGAACGCAAGTGGGCCGAATATTCGGGAGAAGGGCAATGA
- a CDS encoding 4-hydroxybenzoate octaprenyltransferase gives MSDATDIVPDSEQRGLIGALPASMRPYASLIRLDRPIGAWLLFWPCAWSVALAGMGQGGWRLILWLALGAWAMRGAGCVYNDIVDKDLDAKVERTRLRPLASRRVSLKGAWVLLVAMTLIGLVVLIQLQRTAQIVALVSLALVAAYPFMKRITWWPQAWLGLVFSWGALVGWPAVRGDLDAPAWLLWGGAVFWVIGYDTIYALQDKEDDALVGVRSSALALGRHARPGIALCYLVALAFWAASLHFVRREWFALLALAPMALHLAWQAATLKPEAGEDALAKFRSNRFAGLLMFAACWVVGNA, from the coding sequence ATGTCAGACGCGACCGACATCGTCCCCGACAGCGAGCAGCGCGGCCTGATCGGCGCGCTCCCGGCCTCCATGCGCCCGTATGCCTCGCTGATCCGGCTCGACCGGCCGATCGGGGCGTGGCTGCTGTTCTGGCCGTGCGCCTGGAGCGTGGCGCTGGCCGGAATGGGGCAGGGGGGCTGGCGGCTGATCCTTTGGCTGGCGCTCGGGGCCTGGGCGATGCGCGGCGCCGGCTGCGTCTACAACGATATCGTCGACAAGGATCTCGACGCCAAGGTGGAGCGTACCCGGCTGCGGCCGCTGGCGAGCCGCCGCGTTTCCCTCAAGGGCGCATGGGTGCTGCTCGTGGCGATGACCCTGATCGGCCTCGTCGTGCTCATTCAGCTCCAGCGGACGGCGCAGATCGTCGCGCTTGTGAGTCTCGCCCTCGTCGCCGCCTATCCGTTCATGAAGCGGATCACCTGGTGGCCGCAGGCCTGGCTCGGGCTGGTCTTCTCCTGGGGCGCATTGGTCGGGTGGCCGGCGGTGCGCGGCGATCTCGATGCGCCCGCATGGCTGCTGTGGGGCGGGGCGGTCTTCTGGGTGATCGGCTACGACACCATCTACGCACTTCAGGACAAGGAAGACGACGCTCTGGTCGGAGTGCGCTCCTCGGCCCTCGCGCTCGGGCGGCACGCCCGGCCCGGCATCGCCCTCTGCTATCTGGTCGCGCTCGCTTTTTGGGCCGCTTCGCTCCATTTCGTCCGCCGCGAATGGTTCGCTTTGCTCGCCCTCGCGCCGATGGCGCTCCACCTCGCCTGGCAGGCCGCGACTTTGAAGCCGGAGGCGGGCGAGGACGCGCTGGCCAAGTTCCGCTCGAACCGCTTCGCCGGCCTGCTGATGTTCGCCGCCTGCTGGGTGGTCGGCAACGCCTGA
- a CDS encoding TldD/PmbA family protein has translation MLDPREAEARAAALIDAAVKAGADAADVLYIGDASTEVQVRLGALEDVTRSEGEEIGLRFFLGRRSASVSSSDLSAEALSALVERAAAMAREAPEDPDSGLAPEDRLMRGQGPDIDADDGGDPSPVALRELVTAIEESARAVPGVTNSEGAGIGAGRMVIALATSAGFARAYTNSSYSASASVIAGTGSAMQRDYASHSVRHFEDLDSAEAIGRLAGERAVRRLNPIRLASGTMPVVFDPRVGGSLIGSLIGAMSGPAIARRTSFLLGREEEELFGPGIVIVDDPHRRGGLRSKPFDGEGVATAPRRLVEGGRLTGWLLNSASARQLGLETTGHAARGIGGSPGVGATNVHMEPGAVSPSALIAGIKRGVYVTEMIGQGVNAVTGDYSRGASGFVIENGEIGAAVDEITIAGNLIDMFRTLVPADDLDHRRAINVPTLRVEGMTVAGA, from the coding sequence ATGCTTGATCCCCGGGAAGCCGAAGCGCGCGCCGCGGCGCTGATCGACGCCGCCGTGAAGGCCGGCGCCGACGCCGCCGACGTCCTCTACATCGGGGACGCCTCGACCGAGGTGCAGGTGCGGCTCGGCGCGCTCGAGGACGTGACCCGCTCCGAGGGCGAGGAGATCGGCCTTCGCTTCTTCCTCGGCCGCCGCTCGGCGAGCGTTTCCTCCTCGGATCTGTCGGCCGAGGCTCTGTCGGCGTTGGTCGAGCGCGCGGCGGCGATGGCCCGCGAGGCCCCGGAGGATCCCGATTCGGGTCTCGCGCCCGAGGATCGGCTGATGCGCGGCCAAGGGCCGGACATCGACGCCGACGACGGCGGCGATCCGTCGCCGGTCGCGCTTCGCGAGCTCGTTACCGCGATCGAGGAAAGCGCCCGCGCCGTGCCGGGCGTGACCAATTCCGAAGGCGCGGGCATCGGCGCCGGCCGGATGGTGATTGCCCTCGCGACGAGCGCCGGCTTCGCACGCGCCTATACGAACAGCTCCTATTCGGCCTCGGCGAGCGTGATCGCGGGGACCGGCAGCGCGATGCAGCGCGATTATGCCAGTCATTCGGTCCGCCATTTCGAGGATCTCGATTCGGCCGAGGCGATCGGCCGCCTCGCCGGCGAGCGCGCGGTGCGTCGGCTGAATCCGATCCGCCTCGCCAGCGGGACCATGCCGGTGGTGTTCGATCCGCGCGTCGGCGGAAGCCTGATCGGCAGCCTGATCGGCGCCATGTCCGGCCCCGCGATCGCCCGGCGCACCAGCTTCCTGCTCGGCCGCGAGGAGGAGGAATTGTTCGGGCCCGGAATCGTCATCGTCGACGATCCGCACCGTCGCGGCGGCCTTCGCTCCAAGCCGTTCGACGGGGAGGGGGTCGCCACCGCGCCGCGCCGGCTGGTCGAGGGCGGCAGGCTGACCGGCTGGCTCCTGAACAGCGCGTCGGCGCGCCAGCTCGGGCTGGAGACGACCGGCCACGCCGCGCGCGGCATCGGCGGATCCCCCGGCGTCGGCGCAACCAACGTTCACATGGAGCCGGGGGCGGTCAGCCCTTCGGCTCTTATTGCCGGCATAAAGCGCGGGGTCTACGTCACCGAGATGATCGGTCAGGGCGTCAACGCGGTCACCGGCGATTACAGCCGCGGCGCATCGGGCTTCGTCATCGAAAATGGCGAGATCGGCGCGGCGGTGGACGAGATCACCATCGCCGGCAATCTGATCGACATGTTCCGCACCCTCGTGCCCGCCGACGACCTCGATCATCGCCGGGCGATCAACGTCCCGACGCTGAGAGTGGAAGG